One Hevea brasiliensis isolate MT/VB/25A 57/8 chromosome 5, ASM3005281v1, whole genome shotgun sequence genomic region harbors:
- the LOC110671173 gene encoding carbon catabolite repressor protein 4 homolog 1 — protein MLSVVRVHLPSDIPIVGCELTPYVLLRRPDKTVTTDDVPESAPLDGHFLRYKWYRIQSDRKVAVCSVHPSEQATLQCLGCVKSKIPVAKSYHCSPKCFSDAWQHHRVLHDRAASAINENGNEEEELFGRFNSSGSGVINTSLSGPASSASLTNGSAPLYPAAVTQRSGGETWFEVGHSKTYTPSADDIGHVLKFECVVVDAETKLPVGHVNTILTSRVIPAPSPTPRRLIPVSGVDVIRHLDSDGRISSSGTFTVLSYNILSDVYATSETYSYCPSWALSWPYRRQNLLREIVGYRADIVCLQEVQSDHYEEFFAPELDKHGYQALYKRKTNEVYGGNTHTIDGCATFFRRDRFSHVKKYEVEFNKAAQSLTEAVVPSAQRKTALNRLVKDNVALIVVLEAKFSNQGADNVGKRQLLCVANTHVNVHHDLKDVKLWQVLTLLKGLEKIAASADIPMLVCGDFNSVPGSAPHALLAMGKVDPLHPDLLVDPLGILRPHSKLTHQLPLVSAYSSFVRLGVGLGLEQQRRRMDPATNEPLFTNCTRDFSGTLDYVFYTADTLTVESLLELLDEESLRKDTALPSPEWSSDHIALLAEFRCKSRPRR, from the exons GTATCGGATACAAAGTGATAGAAAAGTTGCTGTATGTAGTGTGCATCCATCTGAGCAAGCCACATTGCAGTGCCTAGGTTGTGTTAAGTCCAAAATACCTGTTGCCAAAAGTTACCATTGCTCTCCCAAGTGCTTCTCTGATGCATGGCAGCATCACCGTGTTTTACATGACCGTGCTGCGAGTGCTATAAATGAAAACGGAAATGAGGAGGAAGAGTTATTTGGGCGTTTCAATAGCTCTGGATCTGGAGTTATTAATACTAGCTTGTCTGGTCCTGCATCAAGTGCTAGCTTGACGAATGGTTCTGCACCTCTATATCCTGCAGCAGTTACACAAAGGAGTGGTGGTGAAACTTGGTTTGAAGTTGGGCATTCTAAAACATATACTCCATCAGCTGATGATATTGGCCATGTTCTAAAGTTTGAATGCGTTGTAGTAGATGCTGAAACTAAATTACCTGTAGGACATGTCAACACCATTCTAACCTCCCGTGTGATTCCTGCTCCTTCACCTACTCCACGTCGCTTGATCCCAGTCAGCGGAGTTGATGTGATCAGGCATTTAGATTCAGATGGCCGTATTTCATCCTCAGGAACTTTTACTGTGCTTTCATACAACATTTTGTCTGATGTTTATGCAACAAGTGAGACGTACAGCTATTGTCCTTCTTGGGCTCTATCTTGGCCATATCGCCGGCAGAATTTGCTTCGGGAAATTGTTGGATATCGTGCGGACATTGTTTGTCTTCAGGAG GTGCAGAGCGATCATTATGAGGAGTTTTTTGCCCCTGAGTTGGACAAACATGGTTATCAAGCTCTTTATAAGAGAAAAACAAACGAG GTTTACGGTGGAAATACCCATACTATTGATGGTTGTGCAACATTTTTTCGCAGAGATAGGTTTTCACATGTCAAAAAATATGAG GTTGAGTTTAATAAAGCTGCTCAGTCCTTGACTGAAGCTGTTGTTCCAAGTGCTCAGAGGAAAACTGCTTTAAATCGTTTGGTCAAG GATAATGTTGCATTAATTGTGGTTTTGGAAGCAAAATTCAGTAATCAAGGAGCTGATAATGTTGGAAAACGGCAGCTTCTTTGTGTT GCAAACACACACGTGAACGTGCATCATGATTTAAAGGATGTCAAGCTTTGGCAG GTTCTCACCCTTTTGAAAGGATTGGAGAAAATAGCTGCCAGTGCAGACATTCCAATGTTAGTGTGTGGAGATTTCAATTCCGTCCCTGGAAG TGCTCCTCATGCTCTTCTTGCTATGGGAAAGGTAGATCCATTGCATCCAGATTTATTGGTAGATCCTCTTGGAATCTTACGTCCTCACAGCAAGCTTACACATCAACTACCTCTG GTCAGTGCTTATTCATCTTTTGTAAGACTGGGCGTTGGTCTTGGTTTGGAACAGCAACGGAGGAGAATGGACCCTGCAACAAATGAACCATTGTTTACAAACTGCACTAGAGATTTTAGTGGCACCCTAGATTACGTATTTTACACAG CGGACACTTTGACAGTGGAGTCCTTGTTGGAACTCTTGGATGAGGAAAGCTTAAGGAAAGACACAGCCCTACCTTCTCCAGAGTGGTCCTCTGATCATATAGCACTTTTAGCTGAATTTCGTTGCAAGTCTAGACCGAGACGTTGA